From the genome of Bosea sp. Tri-49, one region includes:
- a CDS encoding metallophosphoesterase family protein, translated as MTRVIVLSDPHLSPTHGFFWPNWQLACDAASRIEAACTIVNGDLCIDGPDSDAEMEFAARALAALPGTVLPLPGNHDIGDEPPGQDPNQIVDEARLARWDNAIGADRWRFQLDGWTLLGVNAQLFGSRLAREAEQNDWLDAMLTGSKGDRVALVLHKPLFVESPDEALPSPASLCPAPRGELIQRLCKADIRLIVSGHLHAHRDRSIDGLRHLWVPSLAFSGSHGLDGDVRCGFAVLDFDGDHVGVEIIRPEGLVSHDLAAIKQHGRYRFLREMPPSPPRLAA; from the coding sequence ATGACCCGCGTCATCGTCCTCTCCGATCCGCATCTCTCCCCGACGCACGGCTTCTTCTGGCCGAACTGGCAGCTCGCCTGCGATGCCGCGAGCCGGATCGAGGCTGCCTGCACCATCGTCAACGGCGACCTTTGCATCGACGGGCCCGATAGCGACGCCGAAATGGAATTCGCTGCCAGGGCGCTGGCCGCGCTGCCCGGCACCGTGCTGCCACTGCCCGGCAATCACGACATCGGGGACGAGCCGCCGGGTCAGGATCCGAACCAGATCGTCGACGAGGCTCGCCTCGCCCGCTGGGACAACGCCATCGGCGCCGATCGCTGGCGTTTCCAGCTCGATGGCTGGACCCTGCTCGGCGTCAACGCACAGCTTTTCGGCTCCAGGCTTGCCCGCGAAGCCGAGCAGAACGATTGGCTCGATGCGATGCTCACGGGAAGCAAGGGCGACCGCGTCGCGCTCGTCCTGCACAAGCCGCTCTTCGTCGAGAGCCCGGACGAGGCGCTGCCCAGCCCCGCTTCGCTCTGCCCGGCTCCGCGCGGCGAGCTGATACAGCGTCTCTGCAAGGCAGATATCCGGCTGATCGTCAGCGGCCATTTGCACGCGCATCGCGATCGCAGCATCGACGGTCTGCGCCATCTCTGGGTACCCTCGCTCGCCTTCTCCGGCAGTCACGGGCTCGACGGCGACGTGCGCTGCGGCTTTGCGGTGCTCGACTTCGATGGCGATCATGTCGGCGTCGAGATCATCAGGCCGGAGGGCCTCGTCTCGCATGACCTCGCCGCGATCAAACAGCATGGCCGCTACCGCTTCCTGCGCGAGATGCCGCCCTCGCCGCCGCGGCTCGCGGCCTGA